In one window of Eubalaena glacialis isolate mEubGla1 chromosome 13, mEubGla1.1.hap2.+ XY, whole genome shotgun sequence DNA:
- the LOC133104202 gene encoding collagen alpha-1(I) chain-like, which translates to MSWAGAQKGVSWEGPPGAAPPPGPARASWEAQPGPRGEKEEQRGGAEEVVERVVQQGRNKCWPGRQLPVLTPRDASLPWPEEDKFVAGLGGRGGGPSHPAARPHRGRPTSPPKFAPARGSAAARPGLRTEGGKEGGERQRDGGTGPGSRRGRERASQRAREQARGPRRGLTMARGEARTREGEATLGSRSPRATGQPPSPVPFPTARCLGSSYLGGGGGRAPGCGLRRSGGGGRASGGGGRAGGGQGPRLTGRRLPWHGRPAPGRSATSAAPAGKVAAAAGPCGDVLEREGGGRREAAGGGTGGPRRRGRRRGAGGGLPPSSLPRCFPHSRPPSKPLSPPRPQVRGASCQAGRARRGEGAAGSRRWAGGGEEGRAARPGERAPGGRGRWAAAEPRASSAAPSLAQFQERAGRARRAEALAPDSGRCKPGFEVGLSPSFPSDVGRVLALPSASGSRGIRRRPHRGLGPSSWDNLHCQAERRWGP; encoded by the exons ATGAGCTGGGCTGGAGCTCAGAAAGGGGTGTCCTGGGAGGGGCCCCCAGGTGCAGCCCCTCCCCCGGGGCCAGCCAGGGCCAGCTGGGAGGCCCAGCCTGGGcccagaggggagaaggaggagcagaggggaggTGCCGAGGAGGTCGTGGAGAGGGTTGT ACAGCAGGGGAGgaacaagtgttggccaggacGCCAGCTCCCAGTCCTGACCCCCCGGGACGCCTCCCTCCCCTGGCCCGAGGAAG ACAAGTTCGTGGCCGGGCtcgggggtaggggtgggggtccCTCTCACCCCGCAGCACGCCCCCACCGCGGCCGCCCAACTTCCCCGCCGAAGTTTGCTCCCGCCCGGGGCTCGGCCGCAGCTCGGCCCGGCCTCCGGACAGAGGGAGgtaaggagggaggagaaagacagagagacggAGGGACGGGGCCGGGGAGCCGGCGAGGGAGGGAGCGCGCGAGCCAGCGAGCGAGGGAGCAAGCGCGGGGGCCCCGGCGAGGGCTCACAATGGCCCGGGGCGAGGCGCGGACGAGGGAGGGGGAGGCGACCCTCGGGTCCCGCAGCCCCCGCGCGACAGGCCAGCCCCCCTCGCCGGTTCCCTTCCCCACGGCGCGATGCCTAGGGTCTTCCTACCTCGGCGGCGGGGGCGGTCGGGCTCCCGGCTGCGGGCTCCGGCGGTCTGGGGGCGGCGGGAGAGCGAgcgggggagggggccgggcGGGCGGGGGCCAGGGCCCGAGGCTCACGGGGCGCAGGCTCCCCTGGCACGGCCGCCCGGCGCCCGGCCGCTCCGCCACATCTGCAGCTCCGGCAGGGAAGGTGGCCGCGGCGGCCGGGCCGTGCGGGGATGTcttagagagggagggaggagggaggagggaggcggcGGGAGGAGGGACAGGCGGGCCGCGGAGGAGGGGTAGGAGGAGGGGCGCGGGGggcggcctccctccctcctccctcccccgctGCTTCCCTCACTCCCGCCCTCCCAGCAAACCCCTCTCGCCGCCGCGGCCCCAGGTCCGGGGCGCCAGCTGCCAGGCGGGGCGTGCGCgtcggggggagggggcggccggGAGCCGGCGCtgggccgggggaggggaggaagggagggcggCGCGGCCGGGGGAGCGGGCACCGGGAGGGAGGGGGCGCTGGGCCGCGGCCGAGCCGCGCGCGTCCTCCGCGGCCCCATCCTTGG CTCAGTTCCAGGAACGCGCGGGCAGGGCCCGGCGGGCAGAGGCCCTGGCTCCGGATTCGGGGCGGTGCAAGCCAGGGTTCGAGGTGGGCCTCAGCCCATCCTTCCCGTCGGACGTCGGGCGGGTCCTCGCCCTGCCCTCGGCCTCAGGTTCCCGTGGAATAAGGAGGAGGCCCCACCGCGGTCTTGGTCCCAGCAGTTGGGACAACCTGCATTGTCAGGCCGAGCGCCGCTGGGGTCCTTGA
- the TFAP4 gene encoding transcription factor AP-4 has translation MEYFMVPTQKVPSLQHFRKTEKEVIGGLCSLANIPLTPETQRDQERRIRREIANSNERRRMQSINAGFQSLKTLIPHTDGEKLSKAAILQQTAEYIFSLEQEKTRLLQQNTQLKRFIQELSGSSPKRRRAEDKDEGIGSPDIWEDEKAEDLRREMIELRQQLDKERSVRMMLEEQVRSLEAHMYPEKLKVIAQQVQLQQQQEQVRLLHQEKLEREQQHLRTQLLPTPAPTHHPTVIVPAPAPPPSHHINVVTMGPSSVINSVSTSRQNLDTIVQAIQHIEGTQERQEQEEEQRRAVIVKPVRSCPEAHASDTASDSEASDSDAMDQSREEPVGNGGLP, from the exons ATGGAGTATTTCATGGTGCCCACTCAGAAGGTGCCCTCTTTGCAACATTtcaggaaaacagagaaagaagtgATAGGAGGGCTCTGTAG CCTTGCCAACATTCCATTGACCCCTGAGACTCAGCGGGACCAGGAGCGGCGGATTCGGCGGGAGATTGCTAACAGCAACGAGCGGAGGCGCATGCAGAGCATCAACGCGGGCTTCCAGTCCCTCAAGACCCTCATCCcccacacagatggagagaagcTCAGCAAG gcAGCCATTCTCCAGCAGACGGCGGAATACATCTTCTCCCTGGAGCAGGAGAAGACCAGACTCCTGCAGCAGAACACACAGCTCAAGCGCTTTATCCAG GAGCTGAGCGGCTCATCCCCCAAGCGGCGGCGGGCAGAGGACAAGGACGAGGGCATCGGCTCGCCAGACATCTGGGAGGACGAGAAGGCGGAGGACCTGCGGCGGGAGATGATCGAGCTGCGGCAGCAGCTGGACAAGGAGCGCTCGGTGCGCATGATGCTGGAGGAGCAG GTGCGCTCGCTGGAGGCCCACATGTACCCGGAAAAGCTCAAGGTGATCGCACAGCAGGTGCAGCTGCAACAGCAGCAGGAGCAGGTGCGGCTGCTGCACCAGGAGAAGCTGGAGCGGGAACAGCAGCACCTGCGGACCCAG CTCCTGCCCACTCCGGCCCCTACCCACCACCCCACGGTGATCGTGCCGGCGCCagcaccccctccctcccaccacatcAATGTCGTCACCATGGGCCCCTCCTCGGTCATCAACTCTGTTTCAACATCCCGGCAAAATCTGGACACCATTGTGCAG GCGATCCAGCACATCGAGGGCACCCAGGAAAggcaggagcaggaggaggagcagcGTCGAGCCGTCATCGTGAAGCCGGTCCGCAGCTGCCCCGAGGCCCACGCCTCCGACACCGCCTCCGATTCGGAGGCCTCGGACAGCGACGCCATGGACCAGAGCCGGGAGGAGCCAGTGGGGAACGGGgggcttccctga